The following are encoded together in the Bradymonas sediminis genome:
- a CDS encoding alpha-isopropylmalate synthase regulatory domain-containing protein, translating into MYEKQTKMISLMKEILQDDYLHLTVHQYTLNENLDQGSVDIHCRLSNQKDESFEVEGVGVGVIDALFDGLKKRMADDYPSLKSIRFSEFSIEGLVSRDDSPDTATKAAAVAKVGILNSEGNDFHFEAKAPSVSRAGIEATIMGAEYFVNSECTYVRLHEILEHYRSEGRTDLVEKYTDLMTRVVQNTSYSEVVERIREQIR; encoded by the coding sequence ATGTACGAAAAACAGACCAAAATGATCAGCCTGATGAAAGAGATTTTGCAGGATGATTATCTCCACCTCACCGTCCACCAATACACGCTCAATGAGAATCTCGACCAGGGCAGCGTCGACATTCACTGCCGCCTGTCGAACCAAAAAGACGAGAGCTTCGAGGTCGAGGGTGTGGGCGTGGGCGTGATCGACGCGCTCTTCGATGGCCTAAAGAAACGCATGGCCGACGACTACCCGTCGCTGAAGTCGATTCGCTTCTCGGAGTTTTCCATCGAGGGATTGGTCTCGCGTGATGATAGCCCCGACACCGCCACCAAGGCCGCGGCGGTCGCCAAGGTCGGCATCCTCAATAGCGAGGGCAACGACTTCCACTTCGAGGCCAAGGCGCCGTCGGTGAGTCGTGCGGGCATCGAGGCGACGATTATGGGGGCCGAGTATTTCGTCAATAGCGAGTGCACCTATGTGCGGCTGCACGAGATTTTGGAGCATTATCGCAGCGAGGGGCGCACCGATCTGGTCGAAAAATACACCGACCTGATGACCCGGGTGGTCCAGAATACGTCTTATAGCGAGGTGGTGGAGCGGATTCGCGAGCAGATTCGCTGA
- a CDS encoding acyl-CoA mutase large subunit family protein — protein sequence MSEDKKAGQKAQDAANFHAELEQAKAKWEADILQPILDKYGVRKEEFKLSDGEPIDLVYGPQDGVAPQDYADTLGLPGQYPFTRGTQPTMYRGRLWTMRQYAGFGSAAESNERYRYLLKQGTTGLSVAFDLPTQMGFDSDSPRADGEIGKVGVAIDTIADMEVLFDQIPLDKVSTSMTINSTASILLALYIAVGEKKGISADKLRGTIQNDVLKEYIARGTYIYPPRPSMRIITDIFGFCQSDVPNWNTISISGYHIREAGSTAAQELGFTLANGIAYVEAAMKAGLDIDEFAGRLSFFFNVHNNFLEEVAKFRVARRMWARLIKERFGAKAARSMQLRFHSQTAGSTLTAQQPQVNVVRVALQALASVMGGTQSLHTNSWDEALSLPAEDAVRLALRTQQVIAYESGVADFIDPLAGSYALEAISARLEEKALDYIARIDDLGGAPAAIEHGFQQSEIQEAAYQAQLRQERGEDVIVGVNRFQTESAPPTGLLRVDEEVGRLQIERLREFKASRSMSQVDEARAALKKAAEGSDNLMPYILDAVKKKVTLGEISDTLRGVFGEYVERVVL from the coding sequence ATGAGTGAGGACAAGAAGGCAGGCCAGAAGGCGCAGGACGCGGCGAATTTTCACGCTGAGCTCGAGCAGGCCAAGGCCAAATGGGAGGCGGATATTCTGCAGCCCATTTTGGACAAATACGGCGTGCGAAAAGAAGAGTTCAAGCTGTCTGACGGCGAGCCGATCGACCTTGTTTATGGCCCCCAGGACGGCGTGGCGCCCCAGGATTATGCCGACACGCTCGGCCTGCCCGGCCAATACCCGTTCACCCGCGGCACCCAGCCGACGATGTATCGCGGCCGGCTGTGGACGATGCGCCAATACGCCGGTTTCGGCAGCGCGGCGGAGTCCAACGAGCGCTATCGCTACCTGCTTAAGCAGGGCACCACGGGGCTGTCGGTCGCCTTCGACCTGCCGACCCAGATGGGCTTTGACTCCGACTCGCCGCGCGCCGACGGCGAGATCGGCAAGGTCGGCGTGGCGATCGACACCATCGCGGATATGGAGGTCTTATTCGACCAGATCCCGCTGGACAAAGTCTCGACCTCGATGACCATCAACTCCACCGCGTCGATCCTCTTGGCGCTGTATATCGCGGTGGGCGAGAAGAAAGGCATCTCGGCCGATAAGCTGCGCGGGACCATCCAGAACGACGTGCTCAAGGAGTATATCGCGCGCGGCACCTATATTTATCCGCCGCGCCCGTCGATGCGCATCATCACCGACATCTTCGGGTTCTGCCAGAGCGACGTGCCGAATTGGAATACGATCAGTATCTCCGGCTACCATATCCGCGAGGCGGGCAGCACCGCGGCCCAGGAGCTCGGGTTTACCCTGGCCAACGGCATCGCCTACGTCGAAGCGGCGATGAAGGCCGGCCTGGACATCGACGAGTTCGCCGGGCGCCTGTCGTTCTTCTTCAACGTGCATAATAACTTCTTGGAAGAAGTCGCGAAGTTCCGGGTCGCTCGCCGCATGTGGGCGCGCCTGATCAAAGAGCGCTTCGGGGCCAAAGCCGCGCGCTCGATGCAACTTCGCTTCCATAGCCAGACCGCCGGCTCCACGCTCACCGCCCAGCAGCCGCAGGTCAACGTGGTGCGCGTCGCCCTGCAGGCGCTCGCCTCGGTGATGGGCGGCACGCAGTCGCTGCACACCAACTCCTGGGACGAGGCGCTGAGCCTGCCGGCCGAAGACGCGGTGCGCCTGGCGCTTCGCACCCAGCAGGTCATCGCCTACGAGTCGGGCGTGGCCGACTTTATCGACCCGCTGGCGGGCAGCTACGCCCTGGAGGCGATCTCGGCGCGCCTGGAAGAAAAGGCGCTCGACTATATCGCGCGCATCGACGACCTGGGCGGGGCGCCGGCGGCCATCGAGCACGGCTTCCAGCAATCCGAGATCCAGGAGGCCGCGTACCAGGCGCAGCTGCGCCAGGAGCGCGGCGAAGACGTGATCGTCGGCGTGAACCGCTTCCAGACCGAATCCGCCCCGCCCACCGGGCTCCTGCGCGTTGACGAAGAGGTCGGGCGCCTGCAGATTGAGCGGCTGCGCGAGTTCAAGGCGTCGCGCTCCATGTCACAGGTCGACGAAGCGCGCGCCGCGCTCAAAAAAGCGGCCGAGGGCAGCGACAATTTGATGCCCTATATCCTCGACGCGGTGAAAAAGAAGGTCACCCTGGGCGAGATTTCGGACACCCTTCGCGGCGTGTTTGGGGAATATGTCGAGCGCGTTGTCCTTTAA
- a CDS encoding acetyl-CoA carboxylase biotin carboxyl carrier protein subunit yields the protein MATYFINNDAVESDVAEGEEAAQPRSYEVKTLEDGRYRLVTPDGRELIVDAYAPEHGRLQMIVEGQSYDATVRQQDAVQAVQVRSEFHEVEVLNERQRRMRAAGVGSRGADGPDLVSPMAGKVVSVACAEGDEVAEGDCIIIVEAMKMENDLKAHVGGNIAKIHVAEGDAVEVGDVLISIE from the coding sequence ATGGCCACATATTTTATCAATAATGATGCAGTGGAGAGCGACGTCGCCGAGGGCGAAGAGGCCGCGCAGCCGCGCTCTTACGAGGTTAAGACCCTTGAAGATGGGCGCTACCGCCTGGTCACCCCGGACGGGCGCGAGCTCATCGTCGACGCCTACGCTCCCGAGCATGGGCGCCTGCAGATGATCGTCGAGGGCCAGAGCTACGACGCGACCGTGCGCCAGCAAGACGCCGTGCAGGCGGTGCAGGTGCGCAGTGAGTTTCACGAAGTCGAGGTGCTCAACGAGCGCCAGCGACGCATGCGCGCCGCCGGTGTCGGCTCGCGCGGGGCCGACGGTCCGGACCTCGTCAGCCCCATGGCCGGCAAGGTCGTGTCGGTGGCGTGCGCCGAGGGCGACGAAGTTGCTGAGGGCGACTGCATCATCATCGTCGAGGCGATGAAGATGGAGAATGACCTTAAGGCGCATGTCGGCGGGAATATCGCCAAGATCCACGTCGCCGAGGGCGACGCGGTCGAGGTCGGGGACGTGCTGATCAGCATCGAGTAA
- a CDS encoding NAD(P)-dependent oxidoreductase gives MAKIDGVRYLNGRFKKALILEGPDPSLDEYLRQQGIEPDRRETQDEDEVVAILKEGQHDLIYKRSRFIINERVLQASENLAAIMLCCIGDDSVDKQACAREGVLVMNDPISNGWSVVELVFGEMITMARRIYDSVDLSNRHQWSKDNKHRYELRGKTLAIIGLGNIGKQIAQLANAFHMDVCFYDSNEVAREVGQALGWRSLDSIAQAFRVADIVTVHVSAEDVQGNSNELLLNYEEHFSQMGKDRGEDGPRIFVNASRGFVHDPKDLVRAVEEGAIRFAMVDVFPDEPGTKRDPWHNPYADSERIYSTPHIGAATEEAQPRIAKHKATTTRMLNCYGTVRDTVFAPGVSIGVEMEKPKVILAVVHSDARGTKKAVDDCIYEAGLSTLQSRHRDFSRYGIAYDVNALDSPLTEEQLHALVAKARQISGDPTAIRSLRVIEVEQTDCSAE, from the coding sequence ATGGCAAAAATCGACGGCGTTCGCTATCTCAACGGTCGTTTCAAAAAAGCACTCATCCTGGAGGGGCCCGACCCGTCCCTGGATGAGTATTTGCGTCAGCAGGGGATCGAGCCGGACCGGCGCGAGACCCAGGACGAAGACGAAGTCGTGGCCATCCTCAAGGAGGGCCAGCACGACCTTATCTACAAACGCAGCCGCTTTATCATCAACGAGCGGGTGCTCCAGGCGTCCGAGAACCTCGCCGCCATCATGCTCTGCTGCATCGGCGACGACTCGGTCGACAAGCAGGCCTGCGCGCGCGAAGGCGTGCTGGTGATGAACGACCCGATCAGCAACGGCTGGTCGGTGGTCGAGCTGGTGTTCGGCGAGATGATCACGATGGCCCGGCGGATCTATGATTCGGTGGACCTGTCGAATCGCCACCAGTGGAGCAAGGATAATAAGCACCGCTACGAATTGCGCGGCAAGACGCTGGCGATTATCGGGCTGGGAAATATCGGCAAGCAGATCGCACAGCTGGCCAACGCCTTCCATATGGACGTGTGCTTCTACGACTCCAACGAGGTCGCCCGCGAGGTCGGGCAGGCCCTTGGGTGGCGCTCGCTCGACAGCATCGCCCAGGCGTTCCGCGTGGCCGATATCGTCACGGTGCATGTGTCGGCCGAAGACGTGCAGGGCAACTCGAACGAGCTGCTGCTCAACTACGAGGAGCATTTCTCGCAGATGGGCAAGGACCGCGGCGAAGACGGCCCGCGCATCTTCGTCAACGCCTCGCGCGGCTTCGTGCATGACCCCAAGGACCTGGTGCGCGCGGTCGAGGAAGGCGCGATTCGCTTCGCGATGGTCGACGTGTTCCCCGACGAGCCCGGCACCAAACGCGACCCATGGCACAACCCCTACGCCGACAGCGAGCGCATCTATAGCACCCCGCATATCGGCGCCGCGACCGAGGAGGCCCAGCCGCGAATCGCCAAGCATAAGGCGACCACCACGCGCATGCTCAATTGCTACGGCACGGTGCGCGACACGGTCTTCGCCCCGGGCGTCAGCATCGGCGTCGAGATGGAGAAGCCCAAGGTGATCCTGGCGGTGGTCCATAGTGACGCGCGCGGCACCAAGAAGGCGGTCGATGACTGCATCTATGAGGCCGGGCTGAGCACCCTGCAGTCGCGCCACCGCGACTTCTCGCGCTACGGCATCGCCTACGACGTCAACGCCCTGGATTCGCCGCTGACCGAGGAGCAGCTGCACGCGCTGGTCGCCAAGGCGCGCCAGATCTCGGGGGACCCCACGGCGATCCGCTCGCTGCGGGTCATCGAGGTCGAGCAGACTGACTGTAGCGCGGAGTAA
- a CDS encoding hemolysin family protein — MITLKIVAITVLILLNGVLAMSEMAIVSSRRPRLRQMASDGSVGAKRVLELLDDPSDFLAAVQIGITLVGVLAGAFGGAAFAEGVSVYIAKIAVLAPYSEGLALGLVVTTITYFSLVIGELAPKNLGMARAERIAVIVVRPILLLALIARPAVRVLTVSTHVALRLVGFKGAARRAVTEEEVKLLIEEGTRAGALEPSEEAMMKRIIRLGDRDVSDVMTPRTQIKAIDIRDSDEESLEKIKNSYHSYLPVYDESKDEIVGMASVKKLFGELNLSDEFNLMGGLQEPLFVPESMPALTALEEFKRSGKHIALVVDEYGGTAGLVTIIDLLEAIVGEVPNEKEVGHPEIVQRRDGSWLIGGMASIDDFKDALGIKTLEAEEEGDFQSVAGLVLHYLGRIPTEGDELEAIGLHFEVVDMDGRRVDKLLVSKLKKPRT; from the coding sequence ATGATCACGCTGAAGATAGTCGCTATAACCGTGTTGATTTTGCTCAACGGCGTTCTCGCGATGTCCGAGATGGCCATCGTTTCCTCGCGCCGCCCGCGGCTGCGACAGATGGCCAGTGACGGGAGCGTCGGCGCCAAGCGGGTGCTTGAGCTGTTGGATGACCCCTCCGATTTTCTGGCCGCGGTGCAGATCGGCATCACCCTGGTCGGCGTCCTGGCGGGCGCTTTTGGTGGTGCAGCCTTCGCCGAGGGCGTGAGCGTCTATATCGCGAAGATCGCGGTTCTTGCCCCCTATAGCGAAGGTCTCGCGTTGGGGCTCGTGGTCACCACGATCACCTACTTCTCCCTGGTCATCGGGGAATTGGCGCCCAAGAACCTTGGCATGGCACGCGCCGAGCGCATCGCGGTGATCGTGGTCCGCCCCATCCTTTTGCTTGCGCTGATCGCGCGCCCCGCGGTGCGCGTGCTCACGGTGTCGACCCACGTCGCGCTGCGACTCGTCGGGTTTAAGGGGGCCGCGCGCCGCGCCGTCACCGAGGAAGAGGTCAAGTTGTTGATCGAAGAGGGCACGCGCGCCGGCGCGCTGGAGCCCTCCGAAGAGGCGATGATGAAGCGTATCATCCGCCTGGGCGACCGCGACGTCAGCGACGTGATGACCCCGCGCACCCAGATCAAGGCGATCGACATCCGCGACTCCGACGAGGAGAGCCTCGAGAAGATCAAAAACTCCTACCACTCCTATCTGCCGGTCTACGACGAATCGAAGGACGAGATTGTCGGCATGGCCTCGGTCAAGAAGCTGTTCGGTGAGCTGAATTTGTCGGACGAGTTCAACCTGATGGGCGGCCTGCAGGAGCCGCTCTTTGTGCCCGAGTCGATGCCGGCGCTCACCGCGCTGGAGGAGTTTAAGCGCTCCGGAAAGCATATCGCGCTGGTCGTGGACGAATACGGCGGCACCGCCGGGCTGGTCACGATCATTGACCTGCTGGAGGCCATCGTGGGCGAGGTGCCCAACGAGAAAGAAGTCGGCCACCCGGAGATCGTCCAGCGCCGCGACGGCAGCTGGCTCATCGGCGGCATGGCGAGCATCGACGACTTCAAGGATGCGCTGGGGATTAAGACGCTGGAGGCCGAAGAGGAGGGCGACTTCCAGAGCGTGGCCGGGCTGGTCCTGCATTATCTCGGGCGCATCCCTACCGAGGGCGATGAGCTCGAGGCCATCGGCCTGCACTTCGAGGTCGTGGATATGGACGGGCGCCGGGTCGACAAATTGCTCGTCAGCAAGCTCAAAAAGCCGCGCACCTGA
- a CDS encoding type II secretion system F family protein, which produces MDHDKSDAVVREGSTYLSDPEAEQLCQTFADGLESGIGYSRILDILSRQSFNRKTIDRLREALLERGDVLAAAFARYGVLDPSARKLILVADEQGVLPETFSQLSVIYGKRYKRKREFVMAMVEPLILVALGVIVFGNLMGEGFVEMALSANVVEQITDIAIKSLIQSAILALVCGFLSYVWLNLPVDFAPRDLFARIWLRMPVVSEPGRLSALSLFCRYLQQSIAGGMTVYQGLELASEASNHPGILKSAPAAQRMIEDGHTLAEALYVIRALPAEVLENIDIGEASGRLDERLEYLADRFEQKSVEAFKTRMQAYSSLTRYAVIILVVVMVFMAVLKLDIGV; this is translated from the coding sequence ATGGACCATGATAAATCGGACGCGGTCGTTCGCGAGGGGTCGACCTACCTGAGCGACCCCGAGGCCGAGCAATTATGCCAGACCTTCGCCGACGGGCTTGAGAGCGGCATCGGCTACTCGCGCATCCTCGACATTCTGTCGCGTCAATCCTTTAATCGTAAGACAATTGATAGACTACGCGAGGCGCTTTTGGAAAGAGGCGATGTGCTGGCGGCCGCTTTTGCCCGCTACGGCGTGCTCGACCCGTCGGCGCGCAAGCTCATCCTGGTGGCCGACGAGCAGGGCGTGCTCCCCGAGACCTTCAGCCAACTCTCGGTGATCTACGGCAAGCGCTACAAGCGAAAGCGTGAGTTCGTCATGGCCATGGTCGAGCCGCTGATCCTGGTGGCCCTTGGCGTGATCGTATTCGGCAATCTGATGGGCGAGGGCTTCGTCGAGATGGCGTTGTCAGCGAACGTCGTCGAGCAAATCACCGATATCGCGATCAAGTCGCTTATCCAGTCGGCGATCCTCGCCCTTGTCTGTGGTTTTCTGAGCTACGTCTGGCTTAACCTGCCGGTCGACTTCGCCCCGCGCGACCTCTTCGCGCGCATCTGGCTGCGCATGCCGGTTGTCAGCGAGCCCGGGCGGCTGTCGGCTCTCTCGCTCTTTTGTCGCTACCTGCAGCAGTCGATCGCCGGCGGGATGACCGTCTACCAGGGGCTTGAGCTTGCCAGTGAGGCGTCCAACCACCCCGGGATCTTGAAGAGCGCCCCGGCCGCCCAGCGCATGATCGAGGACGGCCATACCCTGGCCGAAGCGCTCTACGTGATTCGGGCGCTGCCGGCCGAGGTGCTCGAGAATATCGACATCGGCGAGGCCTCCGGGCGGCTCGACGAGCGCCTGGAATACCTGGCCGACCGCTTCGAGCAGAAGAGCGTCGAGGCGTTTAAGACCCGCATGCAGGCGTATTCCAGCCTGACCCGCTACGCGGTGATTATCCTGGTCGTGGTTATGGTCTTTATGGCCGTGCTAAAGCTCGACATCGGGGTATAA
- a CDS encoding EAL domain-containing protein codes for MSNMNQADKAQVPADGRDVSVAALAVGYAVAMGVWVFGSRALIEAVGLDISDSFVWRFLPEIGVVLITAGLFFGVIRCYQASLRVWKQELHARERELEGIAATVANGIIIVDLNDRILRVNQAFCDLFGYEYDEIVGKTTEFLAVEGQPLESQPRQVLEAAKKAGVWHGQVLRCTQDGSALPVRLSIAPILGVHGDIVAFVGDYQDFRAATEAREHVEGLGAVVESLSQEMDVEKLGRKAVNAAMLLTGADMGGVALQNDDGLMAYRWTVGATPQEQESLSQPFDADGKITGKVMQDFCSIIVDNYPESDLTHRHFEDIGFSSILASPITVAGECVGVLSLAMRGGCDGFDQRHITLVEAIARQIGVALQRHELFSEIRKSERRFRLMVETVPDIMYMSGFPNFDLSYISPAAETLLGVRIEDCDADPLFWHELIEPADRARVHESILAQIETSDEYIVEYRLWHADRKRKLWFEDRGHVRRDEDGERVSVAGVMVNITDRKRAEERLEYIAYFDTMTGLPNRVRFLEELEEKIAAPNAVGALFYVDVDRFHLVNDILGHEAGDELIVEVARRLREVYGEDALLARPNADEYLIYLDGTNFEGDEAQRIDGVRAQADKLLTAMKMPVKLLGNESFVTLSVGISLYPSDADDADTLVKHAHRAVNRSKEMGRSGYCFYAGELARRQQHLLSLNTQLHHALERDEFLVYYQPIIDLNTGAMVGVEALLRWKSPEDGMISPGVFIPIAEENGLIVPIGDWVLDEVCRQLAQWQKQGLKLYAAINLSTRQLWRDRMVDKISDAISRHNISPKDIELEITESATMKGPNSIESIMAQMHERGLNISIDDFGTGYSSLERLKHMPVRTLKIDRSFVDGVPGSPRDANIVTTVVQLARNFQMNSLAEGIETPAQWRFLLDLGCLFGQGFYFSRPVPPEQIEAMCREDKRWSLEEVEASLLLPT; via the coding sequence ATGTCCAATATGAACCAGGCCGACAAAGCGCAGGTACCAGCGGACGGGCGGGATGTCTCCGTCGCGGCGCTTGCCGTGGGCTACGCCGTGGCGATGGGCGTTTGGGTATTTGGCTCTCGCGCGTTGATTGAGGCGGTCGGTTTGGATATTTCCGACTCCTTTGTCTGGCGCTTCTTGCCCGAAATCGGCGTGGTCTTGATCACCGCGGGGTTATTCTTTGGGGTGATTCGTTGCTACCAGGCGTCGCTGCGCGTGTGGAAGCAAGAGCTTCACGCCCGGGAGCGCGAGCTCGAAGGGATCGCCGCGACCGTCGCCAACGGCATCATCATCGTGGACCTCAATGACCGGATTTTGCGGGTCAATCAGGCCTTCTGCGACCTCTTTGGCTACGAATACGACGAGATTGTCGGGAAGACGACCGAGTTTTTGGCGGTGGAAGGGCAGCCGCTGGAGTCCCAGCCTCGCCAGGTGCTTGAGGCCGCCAAGAAGGCGGGGGTCTGGCACGGCCAGGTGCTGCGCTGCACCCAGGACGGCAGCGCGCTGCCGGTTCGCCTCAGCATCGCCCCAATCCTCGGCGTGCACGGCGATATCGTCGCGTTTGTCGGGGATTATCAGGATTTCCGCGCCGCGACCGAAGCCCGCGAGCATGTCGAAGGGCTCGGCGCCGTGGTCGAGAGCCTGTCCCAGGAAATGGACGTCGAGAAGTTGGGGCGAAAGGCGGTCAACGCCGCCATGTTGCTCACCGGCGCGGATATGGGCGGCGTCGCGTTGCAGAATGACGACGGCCTGATGGCCTACCGCTGGACCGTCGGCGCCACGCCCCAGGAGCAGGAAAGCCTGAGTCAGCCCTTTGACGCCGACGGCAAAATCACCGGCAAGGTGATGCAGGACTTCTGCTCCATCATCGTCGACAATTATCCAGAATCCGACCTCACCCACCGACATTTTGAGGATATCGGTTTTAGCTCGATTCTTGCCAGCCCCATCACGGTCGCCGGGGAGTGCGTCGGCGTCCTCAGCCTGGCGATGCGCGGGGGCTGCGACGGCTTCGACCAGCGCCACATCACCCTGGTTGAGGCGATCGCCCGCCAGATCGGCGTGGCCCTGCAGCGCCATGAACTCTTCAGCGAAATCCGCAAATCCGAGCGCCGCTTCCGCCTGATGGTCGAGACGGTCCCGGATATTATGTATATGTCGGGCTTCCCAAATTTCGACCTCAGTTATATCAGCCCGGCGGCCGAGACCCTATTGGGTGTCCGCATCGAAGACTGCGACGCCGACCCGCTGTTCTGGCATGAATTAATCGAGCCGGCCGACCGCGCGCGCGTCCACGAATCCATCCTCGCTCAGATCGAGACGTCGGACGAGTATATCGTCGAATATCGCCTGTGGCATGCCGACCGAAAACGCAAATTATGGTTCGAAGACCGCGGGCATGTCCGCCGCGATGAAGACGGCGAGCGAGTCTCGGTCGCCGGGGTGATGGTCAATATCACCGATCGAAAACGCGCCGAGGAGCGACTGGAATATATCGCGTATTTTGACACGATGACCGGGCTTCCCAACCGCGTGCGCTTCCTCGAAGAGCTGGAAGAAAAGATCGCGGCCCCCAACGCGGTCGGCGCGCTGTTTTATGTCGACGTCGACCGCTTCCACCTGGTCAACGATATCCTGGGCCACGAGGCCGGCGACGAGTTAATCGTCGAGGTCGCCCGGCGCCTGCGCGAAGTCTACGGCGAGGACGCGCTGCTCGCCCGACCCAACGCCGATGAGTATCTGATCTATCTGGATGGCACGAACTTCGAGGGCGATGAGGCCCAGCGAATCGACGGCGTGCGCGCTCAGGCCGACAAGTTGCTCACCGCCATGAAGATGCCGGTGAAACTGCTGGGCAATGAGTCCTTCGTCACCCTGAGCGTCGGTATCAGCCTCTATCCCAGCGACGCCGACGACGCCGACACCCTGGTCAAGCACGCCCACCGGGCGGTCAACCGCTCCAAGGAAATGGGCCGAAGCGGCTATTGCTTCTACGCCGGCGAGCTGGCCCGCCGCCAGCAGCATTTGCTCTCGCTGAACACCCAGCTTCACCACGCCTTAGAGCGCGACGAATTCCTCGTCTATTACCAGCCGATCATCGACCTGAACACCGGCGCGATGGTCGGCGTCGAAGCGCTGTTGCGCTGGAAGTCACCCGAAGACGGCATGATCTCTCCGGGCGTCTTCATCCCCATCGCCGAGGAGAATGGTCTGATCGTGCCCATCGGCGATTGGGTGCTCGACGAGGTGTGTCGCCAACTCGCTCAATGGCAGAAGCAGGGGCTCAAGCTCTACGCCGCCATCAATCTCTCGACCCGTCAATTGTGGCGAGACCGCATGGTCGACAAGATCAGCGACGCCATCAGCCGCCATAATATTTCCCCCAAGGATATCGAGCTCGAGATCACCGAGAGCGCCACCATGAAGGGCCCCAATAGCATCGAGTCCATCATGGCGCAGATGCACGAGCGCGGCCTGAATATCTCGATCGACGATTTCGGCACCGGCTACTCCTCCCTGGAGCGCCTCAAGCATATGCCGGTGCGCACCCTGAAGATCGACCGCTCCTTTGTCGACGGCGTCCCCGGCAGCCCGCGCGACGCCAATATCGTCACCACCGTGGTCCAGCTCGCCCGCAACTTCCAGATGAACTCGCTTGCCGAGGGCATCGAGACCCCGGCGCAGTGGCGCTTCCTATTAGACCTGGGCTGCCTCTTCGGGCAGGGCTTCTACTTTAGCCGGCCGGTGCCCCCCGAGCAGATCGAGGCGATGTGCCGCGAGGATAAGCGATGGTCGCTCGAGGAGGTCGAAGCGTCGCTCTTGCTTCCGACCTGA